Genomic window (Achromobacter sp. B7):
GACGCGCCTGGTCACGCACCTGGACGTGTCGGCCGACGACGTCCAGCGCGTGGTGCAGGCCGTGGCGCGCCACCTCGCCTGATAGCGGCTGATAGCGGCCCAGGGGGCGGCGGGCAGCGTCAGGCGCCGGCGCGCAGCACGTCCGCCAGCACCGAGAACAGCTCGTCGATCTGGGCGCGTTCGATGATGAGCGGGGGCGACAGCAGCATCGTGTCGCCCGCCGACCGGATCAGGCAGCCGCGTTCCAGGCAGGCGTTGTGCACGGCATAGGCGCGCTGCCCCGGCTGACCCTCCAGCGGCGCCAGTTCAATGGCGGCCAGCAGGCCGATGTTGCGGATGTCCACCACATGCGGCAGCCCCTTCAGGCCGTGCGCGGCGTCTTCCCAGTAACGCGCCAGTTCCTGGCTGCGTTGGAACAAGCCCTCGCGACGGCAGATGTCCAGCGTCGCCAAGCCCGCCGCGCAGGCGACGGGGTGGCCCGAATACGTGTATCCATGCGAGAGCTCGATGGCGCTTTCCGGCCCTTGCATGAAGGCGTCGTACACGTGTTGCTGCACCAGCGTTGCGCCCATCGGAATCGCCCCGTTGGTCAGGCCCTTGGCGCTGGTGATGATGTCGGGCTTGACGCCGAAATAGGGCGATGCGAACGCGCCGTCGATGCGTCCGAATGCGCAGATCACCTCATCGAAAATCAGCAGGATGCCGTGCGCATCGCAGATCTCGCGCAGCCGTTGCAGATAGCCGCGCGGCGGCACGATCACGCCGGTGGAACCGGCCACCGGTTCGACGATGACGGCCGCGATGGTCGAGGCGTCGTGCAGCGCCACAATGCGCTCCAGCGTGTCGGCCAGGTGCGCGCCCCAATCCGGCTGACCGCGCGTGTACGCCATCTGCTGGCGGTCATAGGTGTGGGGCAGGTGGTCCACATAGGGCAGCAGATTGCCAAAGGGTTTGCGGTGCCCGCCGATGCCCGACACGGACAGGCCGCCGAACCCCACGCCGTGATACGAGCGTTCGCGCCCGATCAGCCGCACGCGCTGGCCTTGGCCGCGCGCCCGGTGATAGCCCAGTGCAATCTTCAGCGCGGTGTCCACCGCTTCCGATCCCGAATTGGAAAAGAACACATTGGAAAAGCCATCGGGCGCCTCGGCGCACAGCGCGTCCGCCAGTTCAAAGGCCAGGGGATGGCTCATCTGGAACGACGGTGCGTAATCCAGGTCGTGCGCGGTCCGCGCGATGGCCTCCACGATTTCCGGGCGGCGATGGCCCGCGTTCACGCACCACAAGCCGGCGATGCCGTCCAGGACGCGGCGGCCGTCCGGCCGGATGTAGTGCATGCCTTCGGCGGCGGCAAACAGTACCGGGTTGCGCTTGACCCGCCGGTTGGCGGTAAACGGCATCCAATAGGCGTCGGTTTGAGAAAGGGCGGAGGGGGACGAGGACATGGGGACGATCCTGCTTCAAGGAGAGTTCAGGTTCGTCTATTTTGTATTAATACAACGATAAATACAATACGGGTCGTCGCGCACGCCCATCCGCGGCACATCATGCAGTCGCGCGCGAGCCCACCCTGGCCGAAGCGGGCGCAGGCGGAGGGATAAGCGGGTCAGGAGGCTTGGAGCGACGCTTTCAGGTGGCGGCGCATCAATTGCGACGCCCACTCCTGGTCGCCGGATTCCAGCGCGTCGATGATTTGCAGGTGTTCGTTGCTGGAATTGACGAAACGCGCGTCGCGATAGAACGCAGCGTGCTCTTCCAGCCGGCGCAGATGGTTTTGCTGCTGTACCGCTTGCAGGATGTAGCGGTTGCCGGAGAAGCGCGCCAGGAGCTCGTGGAACGACGCATTCAGGCCAAAAAATTCAGTAGCCGAAATGTCGGCGTCGTCGCGCTGGATCAAGGCCTCATGCGCGGCCCGCATGCGCGCCAGCGCCGGTTTGTCCACGCGGAATGTGGGCTCCAGGAGCCCGGCGCATTCCACCGTCATGCGGAAACGATAGCTTTCGTTCAGCGCTTCGGCGCTTTCCAGCGACGGGGCAAATTGCCAGCCATGCCCCTTGCGCTTCTCGATCAGGCCATCCGCCGACAGTTGCAGCAAGGTCTTGGCCAGCACACTGCGCGGCGCGTCATAGCGCTGCAACAGATCACGTTCGGTAAAGGTCTCGGGCAGTTGGCGCGACGCGCGGTCATCGATCAACTGGCGCGTCAGCTCTTCCTGCGTGGGGCCGGCCCCTTCAATGGCCGGGGGCGCTGACGCCGCAGCATGGTCGGACACGGTATAGCCGCTGTTGGGCCGATGCGTGATCAAGCCTTGAGCGGCCAGCAGGCGCAGCGCGCCGCGTACTGGCGTGCGCGACACCTCGTAGGCGGCCGCCAGTGTTTCTTCCGACAGGTGTGCGCCGGGCTCGTGCCGCCGCGCCACGATGTCTTCGGCGATGTGTCGCGCCAGGTCGACTTGCAGCGGAGTGGGGCGGGCAGGAGCGGCGGGGGGCATGGCGCGTCAGAGGGGAAAAGGGCAGGCAAGGATCGTAGGGCAATGGTACCGGAGCGCCATCGCTTTTGAACCAGGCCCGGGCAAACCCTAATATTGAACTTTTTACTATATTAGTACAAAATTTGGCCGTCGATTCTGACCGTATCACCCAGGCCGCCGTTCGGCCCTATCCGGAGTTTTGCTAGCGTGACGATGCCTACCCCGTTTCCCCTGGTCGATGTCCAGGGCAGTCCTTATGAACGCGGCCGCCAGCATGGCTCGGCGGTGCCGGAACACGTGGCGCGCAGCGTGGCCTTGTATCGGGGCCAGCTGGAACGCCGTGGCGTGGACGCCGCCCGCCTGAAGGAACTGGCCGCTGCCATGGTGCCGGTGGTGGGCGACTACGACGCTGCCTACCTGGAAGAATTGCGCGGCATCGCCGATGGCGCCGGACAGTCGCTGGAAGATGTGGTGGTCATCAACTGCCGCACCGAAATGATGTTCGGCCATGCGGAACTGGGGCGCGCCCGCAAGGGGCTGGACGACGGCTGCACCGGCCTGGTCGTATTGCCCGAAGCCAGCGCCGAGGGCAAGTTGATGCACGCCCACAACTGGGACTGGCGCGAAGAATGCGTCGACACCGGCATCGTCGTGCGCATGCGCCGTGAAGACGGTCCCGACCTGTTGATGTTCACCGAGGCGGGCAGCCTGGCGCGCCACGGTTTCAACAGCGCGGGCGTATCGCTGTCCGGCAACTTCCTGTCATGCGAACAAGACTATCAACGGCCCGCGCAGGTGCCGCTGGTGCTGGTGCGCCGCAAGATGCTGGAAGCCACCAACATCTGCAACGCCATGAAAGTGCTGTGGGCGTCGCGCCGCTTCTGCTCCAACAACCTGATGCTGGCCCAGGCACAGGGCGAGGCCGTGGACCTGGAATGCGCGCCGGACGAAATCTTCTGGATCACGCCGCAGGACGGCCTGCTGGTGCATGCCAACCACTGGATCAGCCCGCCGGCGCGCGCCAAGCTGTTCGACAAGGGCCTGGCCGCCAACCCTGATTCCATCTATCGCCAGCGACGCGTTGAGGACCTGCTTGCGCGCCAGGGCGGCAAGGTCGGTTGGGATGCCGTCAAGCGCATCCTGGCCGATGATTTCGCCGCGCCCGACGGCGTGCTGCGTTCGCCCAAGCCGGCCAGCTTCGACAGCATTTCGGCCACCGTGGCCACCACGCTGATGGAGCCGGAAAGCGGCGTGATGTGGATTGCGCGCAAGCCCTATGAAGGCCGCAATTTTGCTGAATACCGGCTGTTCTAAGCCGCGCCAGGAGACCATTTCATGACGTCGAAAGTCTTGCGCGGCAAGCGCGCGCTAATGTTATCCGCTGCCCTGGCCGGCGCCTTGACGGGCCTGCCGGGGCTGAGCCAAACGCAAACCCCCGCGTCGTCCCCGCTGCCCGAGATCCGCTACGCCGAAGGCTCGGGCACGCCCACGTCCGTGCCCGGCGGCCGCTCGCGCAACACGTCCACCGACAACGTGCTGGCTCACGTGGTCGAATCGCTGGTCGCGCTGCGCGCGGACATGAGCGTGGGCCCCATGCTGGCCGACAGCTGGACGCTGTCCGACGACAAGCGCAGCTATACCTTCAAGCTGCGCCAGGGCGTGACCTTCCACGATGGCTCGCCGATGACGTCAAGCGACGTCAAATGGACGTACGGCTACCTGACCGGCGCGCAATCCGAATACGCCTGCAAGAACCTTTACGACGGTAGCAAGGGCGCCAAGGTGGTGGACGTGCAAACGCCCGACCCCGCCACCGTGGTCTTCACGCTGGATGCGCCCTATGCCCTGTTCCTGGACCAGATGGCCAGCGTGCAATGCCCGATGCCGGTGCTCAGCCCGAAAAGCGTCGACGCCGACGGCAAGTGGATCAAGCCCATCGGCACCGGCCCGTACGTACTGGCCGAATGGAAGAAAGAACAATACGTGCTGCTGACGCCGTATGCCGGCTATGTGCCGCGTAGCGAGGCGGCCAGCGGCATGGCCGGCAAGAAGGTGGCATCCGCCAACGTGCGCTTTGTGGTGATTCCGGACGCCGCCGCGCAAAAGGCCGCGCTGATGGCCGGCCAGGTTGACGCCTACAACGCCGACGAAGACAACCTGCCGGCGAACGACCCGCGCTGGTCCATCGTCACCGAGCAAGGGCTGGACACCGTCAACCTGTTGATGCAGACGCGCGCGCCGCTACTGTCCGACGTCAACATGCGCCGCGCCATCGCGCTGGCGCTGGATTTTCCCGCCATCGCCCGCGCGCTGAACAACGGTCAGGCGGCGTACAACCCGTCGCTGGTGCCGATTGCAAGCGTGTACTACTCCGAGGCTGACAAGGCGGGCTACGAAAAGAACCTGAACGAGGTCAAGCGCCTGTTGCAGGCCGCCAATTATCGAGGCGAAACGCTGAAGTTGCAGGCCAACAAGCGCTATCCCTACCTGTACCGCGTGGCAGTGGTCACCCAGCAGTTGCTGAACAAGGCCGGCATCAAGACCGAGCTGGACATGCTGGAATGGGGCACGCAGGTCACGAACTTTCGCGAAGGCAAGTTCCAGCTGATGGCCTTTGCGTATTCGGCGCGCACCGAGCCCGCGCTGATGTATCGCGACGTGATCGGCGACAAGTCCAGGACGCCCATGGCGCAATGGGAAAGCCCCGAGGCCGCGGCCCTGCTTGAAGGCATCGAGGCCGAGTCCGACACGGCCACGCGCAAGCAGGCGTTCGACAAGCTGCACGCGCTGATGCTGCGCGATACGCCGCTGCTGATGTACTACAACAAGCCCGGCTACGTCGTCGTATCCAGCCAGCTTCACGGCTTTACCGGCTGGCCGCTGCGCAAGCCGCGTTTCTTCAACGTCACCAAGAACTGAGGCGCCGTGCTGGGCTATCTAACCAAGCGCTTCGCGGCGGCGGTGCCCACGATCATCGTGGTGACAGTGCTGGTCTTCGGCATGATCCGCGCCATACCCGGCGACCCCGCATCGCTGATGCTGGGCGACATCGACAACCCCGCGCTGCTGGCCGAAATGCGCCACGCCCTGGGCCTGGACCGCCCCGTGGGCGAGCAGTTCCTGATCTGGGTCGGCAATGCGCTGCATGGCGATCTGGGCATGTCCATCGCGCGCCGCGAGCCCGTCATGCACCTGGTCCTGACGCATTTCGCGGTGACGGCGCAGGTGGTGTTGACGGCAACGTTGCTGGCCTGCCTGGTGGCCATTCCCGCCGGCATGATAGCGGCGTGGCGGCAAAACCGGCGCGCGGATACGGCCATCGTTTCCACCTCGATATTGTTCGTGTCCATGCCCAGCTTCTGGGTCGGCATTCTGCTGATCTGGCTGTTTGGCGTGAAGCTGAACTGGCTGCCCGTGTATGGCTTTGAGTCGATGGCGCAAAGCGGCCTGGGCGCGTTGAAGTACTTGGTGCTGCCGGTATGCGCCATCGTGTTGACCGAGATTGCCGCGATCACGCGGATGATGCGCGCCAGCACTATCGAAACGTTGCGGCTGGAATACGTGGCGCATGCGCGCGCCAAGGGGCTGCCCGAAAAGCGCGTGATGCTGCGGCACGTGTTGCCCAATTCCTTCGGCCCCACGCTCACCGTCATCGGCCTGATGCTGGGCCATCTGTTGTCGGGCGCGGCGGTGATCGAAACCGTCTTCACCTTGCCCGGCATCGGCCGGCTGCTGGTGGAAAGCATCTATGCACGGGACTACCCGGTGGTGCAGGGCTGCCTGCTGTTTATTGCGTTGTTGTACGTGGCGGTCAATCTGGTGGTGGATCTGCTGTATCCGCTGTTCGATCCGCGCGTGAAGCTTCAATAGGAACGTCATGACGGGTTTCAAAGCGAGTTTCAAACCGGGTTTCAAACATACCAATGCCGTGGTGGGCGGCGCGCTGGTGGCGGGCGTGGTGCTGCTGGCGCTGGTGGGGCTGGTGTACACGCCGCACGATCCGCTGGAAGGCGATCTGCTGGCGCGCTTTTCGCCGCCGTCGTCCGAATATTGGTTGGGCACCGACGAGTTTGGTCGCGACGTCTTGTCGCGCCTGATGGCGGGCGCGGGCGTCAGCGTGGCGGTCAGCGTGTTCTCGGTGCTGCTGGCCTTGGTGCTGGGCACGACCATCGGCGTGGCGGCGGGTTATGCGGGCGGTTGGGTGGACCGTGGCATCAGCGTGCTGGTCGATTCCATGATGGCGTTTCCCGGCTTGCTGCTGGCGCTGGGCATCATGACGGTGTTGGGCCCGTCCAAGTGGGGCGTGGTGCTGGCGCTGGGCCTGGCGTATTCGCCATCCGTCTCGCGCATTGCGCGCGGCACGGCGCTGTCGCTGCGGCAGCGTGACTTCGTCATCGCCTCGCGCGCCACCGGGCATAGCGGCCTGTGGACGGTGTTCCGCCACGTGCTGCCCAACTGCGTGGCGCCGCTGCTGATCTTCGCAACGTCCATCTTCGGGTCGGCGCTGCTGGCGGAAAGCGCCTTGTCCTTTCTGGGGCTCGGCGTGCCGCCACCGTTGGCGACGTGGGGCGGCATGCTGTCCGAAAGCCGCAACGCCATGGACCAGGCGATCTGGCTGGCGCTGTTTCCGGGTGCGATGATTTCGCTAAGCCTGCTGGGCATCAACCTGCTGGGCGACGCCGTGCGCGACCGCCTGGATCCGCGCATGCGCGGGGTGACCGCATGAACGCACCTGACCATTCCCTGGCCGACACTGCGCCCTTGTTGTCGGTGCGCGATCTGGAAATCCGCTTTCCCGGCAAGCGCGATGCCGCACCGGTGGTAAACCGCGTGTCCTTTGACCTGAAGGCGGGTGAATCGCTGTCCATCGTGGGCGAATCCGGCAGCGGCAAGACGCTGATCGGCAAGGCGCTGTTGGGCCTGTTGCCGGATGCCGCGCGCATGACTAACGGGCAGGCATTGTTCGACGGCCGCGACGTGCTGCCGCAAAGTGCGCGCGACTGGCAAGCCACGCGCGGCACCGGTATTGGCATGGTGTTCCAGGAACCCATGGTGTCCCTGAACCCCGCGTTCCGCGTGGGCGAACAGCTGACAGAAGCCCTGGTCCTGCGCCGGGGCATGACGCGCAGCGCGGCCTGGGATGCGGCCGTTCAGATGCTGGAACGCGTGCGGGTGCGCGATGCGCGCGATTGCATGAAGCGGTATCCCCACGAGTTCTCGGGCGGCATGCGGCAGCGCATCCTGCTGGCCGGCGTCATGCTGCTCAAGCCGCGCCTGCTGATCGCCGATGAACCCACCACCGCGCTGGACTGCGTGGTGCAAAAAGAAGTCCTGGACCTGATGGTCGAGCTGACGCGCGAGCAAGGCACGGCGCTGATCTTCATCAGCCACAATCTGGCGCTGGTGGCCGCGTACACGCAGCGCGTGCTGGTGATGTGCCGGGGGCGCGCGGTGGAAACGGGGGAAGTATCGCAAGTGCTGTCGCGTCCGGCGGACCCGTACACCTTGAGCTTGCTGGACGCGCTGCCCAAACGCGGCCCGGCGCGCGCGCCTGTGACGGGTGCGCCGATCTTGCAGGTGGATCAACTGGCCATCGACTACGCCGTACGCGGTGGCTGGCGCCGCAAGCGATTCGTGCGCGCGGTGCATCAGGCGAGTTTTCACGTGGCGCCCGGTGAAACGCTGGCCATCGTGGGCGAATCCGGCAGCGGCAAGACGACCGTCATGATGTCGATTCTGGGCCTGGTGCCGCAGGCGCAGGGGCGCATTGCGCTGGATGGGCAAGCGTTGCCGCCGGGCGGCGAGGGCGGCATCTGGCGCACGGCGCGCCACCGCATTCAGATGGTCTTCCAGGACCCGTACTCGTCGCTCGATCCGCGCATGACCATCGGCGCACTGGTGGGCGAGGGGCTGCGGCTGGAAGCGGGCATCACGCCGGATGCCCGGCAACAGCGCGTGGACCAGGCGTTGCGCGATGTGGGTTTGGGCGACGGCTATGCCGAGCGCTATGCGCATGAGCTGTCGGGCGGGCAACGCCAGCGCGTCGCCATTGCGCGGGCGCTGGTGATGCGGCCGGAAGTGATCATCGCGGACGAACCCGTGTCGGCGCTGGACGTGACCGTGCAGAAGCAGGTTCTGGAAACGCTGATGTCCTTGCAGCGTTCCTATGGCTTTGCGTGTCTGTTGATTTCCCATGACCTGGGCGTGGTCGAACAGATCGCCGACCGCGTGGTCGTCATGCTGCGCGGGCATATCGTCGAAGAGGGATCGCGCGACGAGGTGTTCGACCATCCGACGCATCCGTACACGCGCCGGCTGTTGCAGGCCGTGCCCGAATTGCGCGGCAATGCGGCAGACGGATTCCGTGTGCAAGTGCGCGAGCTGCCCGCCGGCACGCGCCGCGCCGATGCGGACTACTTTGATCCGTCCCGCAGCGCGGACGAGGCCGCGCCTGCCATGACGCCGGTGGTGGCATCCGGCGCCACGCATCGCGTTGCGCTGGCAGCCGGCGTGGCGTTGGCCGAAACGGTGGCCGCCTGAGCGTCAGCCGTGCCGGCTGCGGCTGTCGGCGGGCGCTTCGTCGCGCGCGTTCATGCCGTAGTCGCGCAGCACCTGCGCGACGCGCAGCCGATAGTTCTGGAACACGCCGCCGCGTCCCGCTTCCTGGGCGCGGCGATGCGACTCCAGCGAGCGCCAGCGCTTGACGGCGTCTTCATCGCGCCAGAACGACAGGGACAGCAGCTTGCCCGGCGTGCTCAGGCTTTGAAAGCGTTCCACCGAGATGAAGCCGTCGATGGCCTTGAGCTCGTCGATCAAACCGGCGGCAATGTGCAGATAGGGATCGGGGTTGCCATTGGCGGGTTCGACTTCGAATATCACGGCGATCATGGTGCGGGTTCCTTTGAAAATGCAAACTGCGGCACGCGTGCGTTGGGCAGCGGCCGATACCGGAAACGGGATGCCAGGGCGGCCGCGTCGGCGCCTGCGTGCAGCAAATGGAGCAGCGCGTCCGATAGGAAATCCGGCTGCCAGTATCCGCCGCCCGGGCATGCAACGATTCGATGCCGGCCGAACTATGCCTGCGGCGTGTCCGGTACGCGGGCGCCCGCTACGCGCAGCACCGCCGCGTAGCCCTGGCGTGAGTCCGGCCATTGCAGCGTGAAGCCGCTGGCGCGCAGCCGCGCGTTGCTGAGCTTCTTGCTGCCCACATTGGCGGGGGCCGGGGCGATACGTGGCGCGGGCGCGCCTATCATGGCAGCGAGATCGGCGTAAAGCGTGTGCAGCGGCAG
Coding sequences:
- a CDS encoding aspartate aminotransferase family protein produces the protein MSSSPSALSQTDAYWMPFTANRRVKRNPVLFAAAEGMHYIRPDGRRVLDGIAGLWCVNAGHRRPEIVEAIARTAHDLDYAPSFQMSHPLAFELADALCAEAPDGFSNVFFSNSGSEAVDTALKIALGYHRARGQGQRVRLIGRERSYHGVGFGGLSVSGIGGHRKPFGNLLPYVDHLPHTYDRQQMAYTRGQPDWGAHLADTLERIVALHDASTIAAVIVEPVAGSTGVIVPPRGYLQRLREICDAHGILLIFDEVICAFGRIDGAFASPYFGVKPDIITSAKGLTNGAIPMGATLVQQHVYDAFMQGPESAIELSHGYTYSGHPVACAAGLATLDICRREGLFQRSQELARYWEDAAHGLKGLPHVVDIRNIGLLAAIELAPLEGQPGQRAYAVHNACLERGCLIRSAGDTMLLSPPLIIERAQIDELFSVLADVLRAGA
- a CDS encoding GntR family transcriptional regulator produces the protein MPPAAPARPTPLQVDLARHIAEDIVARRHEPGAHLSEETLAAAYEVSRTPVRGALRLLAAQGLITHRPNSGYTVSDHAAASAPPAIEGAGPTQEELTRQLIDDRASRQLPETFTERDLLQRYDAPRSVLAKTLLQLSADGLIEKRKGHGWQFAPSLESAEALNESYRFRMTVECAGLLEPTFRVDKPALARMRAAHEALIQRDDADISATEFFGLNASFHELLARFSGNRYILQAVQQQNHLRRLEEHAAFYRDARFVNSSNEHLQIIDALESGDQEWASQLMRRHLKASLQAS
- a CDS encoding C45 family peptidase, which gives rise to MPTPFPLVDVQGSPYERGRQHGSAVPEHVARSVALYRGQLERRGVDAARLKELAAAMVPVVGDYDAAYLEELRGIADGAGQSLEDVVVINCRTEMMFGHAELGRARKGLDDGCTGLVVLPEASAEGKLMHAHNWDWREECVDTGIVVRMRREDGPDLLMFTEAGSLARHGFNSAGVSLSGNFLSCEQDYQRPAQVPLVLVRRKMLEATNICNAMKVLWASRRFCSNNLMLAQAQGEAVDLECAPDEIFWITPQDGLLVHANHWISPPARAKLFDKGLAANPDSIYRQRRVEDLLARQGGKVGWDAVKRILADDFAAPDGVLRSPKPASFDSISATVATTLMEPESGVMWIARKPYEGRNFAEYRLF
- a CDS encoding ABC transporter substrate-binding protein, with amino-acid sequence MTSKVLRGKRALMLSAALAGALTGLPGLSQTQTPASSPLPEIRYAEGSGTPTSVPGGRSRNTSTDNVLAHVVESLVALRADMSVGPMLADSWTLSDDKRSYTFKLRQGVTFHDGSPMTSSDVKWTYGYLTGAQSEYACKNLYDGSKGAKVVDVQTPDPATVVFTLDAPYALFLDQMASVQCPMPVLSPKSVDADGKWIKPIGTGPYVLAEWKKEQYVLLTPYAGYVPRSEAASGMAGKKVASANVRFVVIPDAAAQKAALMAGQVDAYNADEDNLPANDPRWSIVTEQGLDTVNLLMQTRAPLLSDVNMRRAIALALDFPAIARALNNGQAAYNPSLVPIASVYYSEADKAGYEKNLNEVKRLLQAANYRGETLKLQANKRYPYLYRVAVVTQQLLNKAGIKTELDMLEWGTQVTNFREGKFQLMAFAYSARTEPALMYRDVIGDKSRTPMAQWESPEAAALLEGIEAESDTATRKQAFDKLHALMLRDTPLLMYYNKPGYVVVSSQLHGFTGWPLRKPRFFNVTKN
- a CDS encoding ABC transporter permease is translated as MLGYLTKRFAAAVPTIIVVTVLVFGMIRAIPGDPASLMLGDIDNPALLAEMRHALGLDRPVGEQFLIWVGNALHGDLGMSIARREPVMHLVLTHFAVTAQVVLTATLLACLVAIPAGMIAAWRQNRRADTAIVSTSILFVSMPSFWVGILLIWLFGVKLNWLPVYGFESMAQSGLGALKYLVLPVCAIVLTEIAAITRMMRASTIETLRLEYVAHARAKGLPEKRVMLRHVLPNSFGPTLTVIGLMLGHLLSGAAVIETVFTLPGIGRLLVESIYARDYPVVQGCLLFIALLYVAVNLVVDLLYPLFDPRVKLQ
- a CDS encoding ABC transporter permease, giving the protein MTGFKASFKPGFKHTNAVVGGALVAGVVLLALVGLVYTPHDPLEGDLLARFSPPSSEYWLGTDEFGRDVLSRLMAGAGVSVAVSVFSVLLALVLGTTIGVAAGYAGGWVDRGISVLVDSMMAFPGLLLALGIMTVLGPSKWGVVLALGLAYSPSVSRIARGTALSLRQRDFVIASRATGHSGLWTVFRHVLPNCVAPLLIFATSIFGSALLAESALSFLGLGVPPPLATWGGMLSESRNAMDQAIWLALFPGAMISLSLLGINLLGDAVRDRLDPRMRGVTA
- a CDS encoding ABC transporter ATP-binding protein gives rise to the protein MNAPDHSLADTAPLLSVRDLEIRFPGKRDAAPVVNRVSFDLKAGESLSIVGESGSGKTLIGKALLGLLPDAARMTNGQALFDGRDVLPQSARDWQATRGTGIGMVFQEPMVSLNPAFRVGEQLTEALVLRRGMTRSAAWDAAVQMLERVRVRDARDCMKRYPHEFSGGMRQRILLAGVMLLKPRLLIADEPTTALDCVVQKEVLDLMVELTREQGTALIFISHNLALVAAYTQRVLVMCRGRAVETGEVSQVLSRPADPYTLSLLDALPKRGPARAPVTGAPILQVDQLAIDYAVRGGWRRKRFVRAVHQASFHVAPGETLAIVGESGSGKTTVMMSILGLVPQAQGRIALDGQALPPGGEGGIWRTARHRIQMVFQDPYSSLDPRMTIGALVGEGLRLEAGITPDARQQRVDQALRDVGLGDGYAERYAHELSGGQRQRVAIARALVMRPEVIIADEPVSALDVTVQKQVLETLMSLQRSYGFACLLISHDLGVVEQIADRVVVMLRGHIVEEGSRDEVFDHPTHPYTRRLLQAVPELRGNAADGFRVQVRELPAGTRRADADYFDPSRSADEAAPAMTPVVASGATHRVALAAGVALAETVAA
- a CDS encoding antibiotic biosynthesis monooxygenase, with translation MIAVIFEVEPANGNPDPYLHIAAGLIDELKAIDGFISVERFQSLSTPGKLLSLSFWRDEDAVKRWRSLESHRRAQEAGRGGVFQNYRLRVAQVLRDYGMNARDEAPADSRSRHG